One genomic region from Sphingobacteriales bacterium encodes:
- a CDS encoding 3-phosphoshikimate 1-carboxyvinyltransferase has protein sequence MSLLYSIKKPATGFIKGSIRLNGSKSISNRLLIINALCNHPIKMDNLSNADDTVFLQRILESKDTVLDAGAGGTTFRFLTALLATQQSREVVLTGSERMRQRPVKILVDVLRQLGADITYETNEGLPPLRIKGQKLKGGRITLPADTSSQYITALLLIAPTLEEGLELELTGTIVSVPYIKMTLRMMEYFGIQTVFDDKRIYVKSGIYQDRPFFVEGDWSAASYFYSLAILAQEAEIILDGLTSQQIQGDSVIATIAADFGIETIYTEHQVLLRKVSKPALKSYSFDFLECPDLAQTVITFCAGLGVELHCKGLQTLRIKETDRIAALDSELQKSGLGSLVEVDDNNWQLMISQPSAVNRQPSTILTYDDHRMAMAFAPLALVLGELFIEEPEVVTKSYPVFWNDWRRLGFEIKECH, from the coding sequence ATGTCTTTGTTGTATAGTATAAAAAAGCCTGCCACCGGTTTTATTAAGGGTTCCATTCGGTTAAATGGCTCTAAAAGTATCAGTAACCGTTTGCTGATTATTAATGCGTTGTGCAATCATCCGATAAAAATGGATAATTTGTCCAATGCGGATGATACCGTTTTTTTACAGCGAATACTGGAATCGAAAGATACCGTGCTGGATGCAGGTGCCGGCGGTACCACTTTCCGGTTTCTGACAGCTTTGCTGGCAACACAGCAAAGCAGAGAGGTCGTGCTGACTGGCAGCGAACGTATGCGACAGCGTCCCGTAAAAATCCTGGTGGATGTTTTGCGGCAATTAGGAGCCGATATTACATATGAAACCAACGAAGGACTTCCGCCATTACGCATTAAAGGGCAAAAATTAAAAGGGGGCAGGATTACCTTACCGGCGGATACCTCGTCCCAATATATAACCGCTTTACTGTTAATTGCTCCGACGCTGGAAGAAGGCCTGGAATTGGAATTAACCGGTACGATTGTTTCCGTTCCATATATCAAAATGACCTTGAGGATGATGGAGTATTTCGGCATACAAACAGTATTTGACGACAAGAGGATTTATGTCAAAAGCGGTATCTATCAGGATAGGCCGTTTTTTGTAGAGGGAGACTGGAGTGCCGCCTCCTATTTCTATTCCTTAGCCATATTGGCTCAGGAGGCTGAGATAATACTGGACGGGCTTACCTCCCAACAGATCCAGGGTGATAGTGTCATCGCTACTATTGCAGCTGATTTTGGAATAGAGACAATCTATACAGAACATCAGGTGCTGCTTAGAAAAGTCTCTAAACCGGCATTGAAGAGCTATTCTTTTGATTTTTTGGAATGCCCGGATTTGGCACAAACAGTGATTACCTTCTGTGCAGGCCTTGGAGTTGAACTGCATTGCAAAGGTTTGCAAACATTGCGAATAAAAGAAACGGACAGGATTGCAGCACTGGATTCGGAATTGCAAAAATCAGGATTAGGTTCATTGGTTGAAGTGGATGATAATAACTGGCAATTAATGATAAGTCAACCATCGGCCGTCAACCGTCAACCATCGACAATTTTAACATACGATGATCACCGAATGGCTATGGCTTTTGCACCACTGGCTCTTGTGTTGGGGGAATTATTCATTGAAGAACCTGAGGTGGTGACAAAATCTTACCCGGTGTTTTGGAATGATTGGAGAAGGCTGGGGTTTGAAATAAAAGAATGTCACTGA
- a CDS encoding outer membrane lipoprotein carrier protein LolA — protein sequence MIQLFSIFTFLLSLLGFQTGDKQLNDPKAKVLLDAVSKTYRSFSSIEAEIALTTTNPAQNKTTTQNGYVYLKGEKYKMVMGKQEVFCDKQSVWTYLKDINEVQINDYEANKEDITPSNMFTIYQNDFNYMMNGEEVIDKTNCSVVDLMPKDKSKPFFKVRIWIDKNAKYIKRMKVFDKNGTHYIYQVTSFNSKANLEDSIFKFDAGKHPGVHIEDLRM from the coding sequence ATGATTCAACTTTTTTCAATTTTTACTTTTTTATTGTCCCTACTCGGTTTTCAGACGGGTGATAAACAACTGAATGACCCGAAAGCAAAAGTATTGCTGGATGCCGTCAGTAAAACCTACAGAAGTTTTTCATCCATTGAAGCGGAAATAGCATTAACGACGACCAACCCAGCTCAGAATAAAACAACCACACAAAACGGATATGTTTACCTGAAAGGTGAAAAATACAAAATGGTCATGGGAAAACAGGAAGTGTTTTGCGACAAACAGAGCGTCTGGACCTATCTGAAAGATATCAATGAAGTTCAGATCAATGATTATGAGGCAAACAAAGAAGATATCACCCCTTCCAATATGTTTACCATTTATCAGAATGACTTCAATTATATGATGAATGGAGAGGAAGTCATTGACAAAACAAACTGTTCCGTTGTTGACCTTATGCCTAAAGATAAAAGCAAGCCGTTTTTTAAAGTTCGCATCTGGATTGACAAAAATGCAAAATACATAAAGCGGATGAAAGTGTTCGATAAGAACGGGACACATTACATATATCAGGTCACCTCTTTTAACTCTAAAGCGAATTTAGAAGACAGTATCTTTAAATTTGACGCAGGCAAACACCCGGGAGTTCATATTGAAGACTTAAGAATGTAG
- a CDS encoding fibrobacter succinogenes major paralogous domain-containing protein → MRYAVNTGKLAPAGWHVPTDAEWTTLTTHLGGESVAGDKMKSTTLWTPHAGITNTNTSGFAGLPAGYRYYNGTFDVIGYYGIFWSSTENFTNNAWYRSLSYSSSDAYRNNYNKAYGYSVRCVRD, encoded by the coding sequence ATACGGTATGCAGTAAACACGGGGAAATTAGCCCCTGCGGGCTGGCATGTACCTACCGATGCAGAATGGACAACACTAACCACTCATTTAGGAGGTGAATCTGTAGCAGGGGATAAGATGAAAAGCACCACTTTATGGACACCTCATGCAGGTATAACCAATACCAACACCAGCGGCTTTGCAGGTCTTCCTGCGGGTTACCGGTACTACAATGGTACATTCGACGTCATTGGGTACTACGGTATCTTTTGGTCTTCTACGGAGAACTTTACGAACAATGCATGGTACCGCAGTCTGAGTTACAGTAGTTCAGATGCTTACAGAAACAACTACAATAAGGCGTATGGCTATTCCGTCCGTTGTGTCAGGGATTAA
- a CDS encoding DNA translocase FtsK 4TM domain-containing protein, producing MAEDVVKEKAKRAKKKTVEESADEGVPAPLIDAETVQTGVGLFFLFIAVLLFVAFCSYLFTWKDDQDKVLNFSWKIIFSKEVLVQNSMGRIGALLAHIFYFDLFGIASFFLPYLFFTIGVNLTFKEKIFKPVKIFFTSLFWIVFISTLASFIFPNASFPFGGGLGVNNYEWLSTLMGRLGLGILLGIIGFTFLGFNLKDAYQKFNSWKQQWEERRKEMALHRNADDSVDEFYKEDDLINEDGYEMESILPEATENPTPHFEDETFEILSEEQPVHEPEGIKMELIEKETEEVELEQPVMQPTPKKEKFTLDPDFEIEEVQAFGTIDENLGVPKDKEHFGLDTNFDPRLELSKYKFPSIDLLEEHGSGQIEINKEELEQNKNQIVQTLLNYNIGIEKIKATVGPTVTLYEIVPEKGVRISKIKNLEDDIALSLAALGIRIIAPIPGRGTIGIEVPNVKKSVVSMRSLIAGEKFKKSDAELPIALGKTISNEDFVIDLAKMPHLLMAGATGQGKSVGLNAILVSLLYKKHPAELKFVLVDPKKVELTLYKLIENHYLAKLPNETDAIITDNKKVIYTLNALCIEMDTRYELLKTAHVRHIKEYNQKFLNRQLNPNNGHRFLPYIVLVVDEFADLMMTAGKEVEAPIARLAQLARAIGIHLVIATQRPSVNIITGTIKANFPGRIAFKVTAKVDSRTILDAGGADQLIGRGDMLLSQSGEITRLQCPFVDTPEVEHIAKFIGDQKGFPTPYELPEYIDPKEAANGDRALDMGERDELFEEAARLIVRNQIGSTSLIQRKLALGYARSGRLMDQLENAGIVGPNLGSKAREVYIKTEEELERILQDIA from the coding sequence ATGGCTGAAGACGTTGTAAAAGAGAAAGCAAAACGTGCAAAAAAAAAGACAGTGGAAGAATCCGCAGACGAAGGTGTGCCCGCACCATTGATTGATGCGGAAACTGTGCAAACCGGAGTCGGTTTGTTTTTTCTGTTTATTGCCGTATTATTGTTTGTAGCATTCTGTTCCTATCTGTTCACCTGGAAAGATGACCAGGATAAAGTGTTGAACTTCTCCTGGAAAATTATTTTCAGCAAGGAGGTCCTGGTACAGAACAGCATGGGCAGAATCGGTGCTTTATTAGCCCATATATTTTACTTCGATTTATTCGGAATTGCATCCTTCTTTTTGCCTTATCTGTTTTTTACCATAGGTGTTAATCTTACCTTTAAAGAGAAAATATTTAAACCTGTCAAAATATTTTTCACCTCTCTTTTCTGGATCGTCTTTATATCTACGCTGGCATCATTTATTTTCCCGAATGCGTCTTTCCCTTTCGGCGGCGGATTAGGTGTCAATAATTACGAATGGCTTTCCACCTTAATGGGCAGGCTGGGGTTAGGAATTTTACTTGGTATCATCGGTTTTACGTTTTTAGGCTTCAATTTAAAAGACGCATATCAGAAATTCAATTCCTGGAAACAGCAATGGGAAGAACGCAGAAAAGAAATGGCCTTACATAGAAACGCTGATGATTCGGTCGATGAATTTTACAAGGAAGATGATTTGATAAATGAAGATGGATATGAAATGGAAAGTATCCTTCCGGAAGCAACCGAAAATCCGACTCCGCATTTTGAAGATGAGACCTTTGAAATCCTGAGTGAAGAGCAGCCGGTGCATGAGCCGGAAGGCATAAAGATGGAACTGATAGAAAAAGAAACGGAGGAAGTTGAATTGGAGCAGCCGGTAATGCAGCCAACACCAAAAAAAGAAAAATTCACACTGGACCCCGACTTTGAAATTGAAGAAGTACAGGCTTTCGGCACTATTGATGAAAACCTCGGTGTACCAAAGGATAAAGAACATTTTGGCCTGGATACAAATTTTGACCCTAGACTGGAATTATCCAAATACAAATTCCCATCCATCGATTTACTGGAAGAGCATGGCAGCGGACAGATAGAAATCAACAAGGAAGAATTAGAGCAAAATAAAAATCAAATCGTTCAAACCTTATTGAATTATAACATCGGCATCGAAAAAATAAAAGCGACGGTTGGCCCTACCGTCACCCTATATGAAATTGTACCTGAAAAAGGTGTCCGGATTTCTAAAATTAAAAATCTGGAAGACGATATCGCGCTGAGTCTGGCGGCATTAGGCATCCGTATCATTGCTCCGATACCCGGCAGAGGCACCATTGGCATTGAAGTACCCAACGTAAAGAAAAGCGTCGTTTCCATGCGTTCACTCATAGCCGGTGAAAAGTTTAAAAAATCAGACGCAGAACTTCCCATAGCATTGGGTAAAACCATTTCCAACGAGGATTTTGTCATTGATCTGGCAAAAATGCCGCACTTGCTGATGGCTGGCGCAACCGGCCAGGGGAAATCTGTCGGATTAAATGCCATTCTTGTCTCATTACTGTATAAGAAACATCCAGCAGAATTAAAATTCGTATTGGTGGACCCTAAAAAGGTGGAACTCACGCTGTACAAATTAATTGAAAACCATTATCTTGCCAAACTGCCGAATGAGACGGATGCCATCATTACCGATAATAAAAAAGTAATCTATACCCTGAATGCCTTGTGCATAGAAATGGATACCCGTTATGAGCTGTTAAAGACGGCGCACGTCCGTCATATCAAAGAATACAATCAGAAGTTTTTAAACCGGCAACTGAACCCGAACAATGGCCACCGCTTTTTGCCCTACATCGTGCTGGTAGTGGATGAATTTGCCGATTTGATGATGACCGCCGGCAAAGAGGTGGAAGCACCTATCGCCCGTCTGGCACAGTTAGCCCGTGCCATCGGCATCCATCTAGTGATCGCCACGCAGCGCCCTTCCGTCAACATCATCACCGGAACGATAAAAGCGAACTTTCCGGGCCGGATAGCCTTTAAGGTAACGGCAAAAGTAGATTCCAGGACCATTCTGGATGCCGGAGGAGCAGACCAGCTTATTGGCCGCGGTGATATGCTGCTATCTCAAAGCGGGGAAATCACCCGATTGCAGTGTCCGTTCGTAGATACACCGGAAGTGGAGCATATTGCCAAATTCATAGGTGACCAGAAAGGATTTCCAACGCCTTATGAATTACCGGAATACATAGACCCTAAAGAGGCCGCCAATGGCGACCGTGCATTAGATATGGGTGAACGGGATGAATTGTTTGAGGAGGCGGCAAGGCTAATCGTCAGAAATCAGATAGGCTCTACGTCCCTGATTCAACGAAAATTAGCTTTAGGTTATGCCCGTTCGGGCAGACTCATGGACCAGCTGGAAAATGCCGGCATCGTTGGTCCGAACCTCGGCAGCAAAGCCAGAGAGGTTTATATCAAAACCGAAGAAGAATTGGAACGGATTTTGCAGGATATTGCCTGA